The following coding sequences lie in one Pseudomonas monsensis genomic window:
- a CDS encoding GNAT family N-acetyltransferase produces MLTVFRSFRERGWTQIDRDAYARAWQRFGGSVATHPEVVERLSTFVGIELRYLGWIVDGDVVAAIPCWGRHVALSKEVLKREGKRGLLDMGNAEIILPIAPDVVVPVRQRMAYVSQLNAGQISTLKVQPEGLALARLPEEYSKKFRYNQRREQRLLEEAGGSLVPMSDFTPQEQAAAYGDLFQRRWGFEVPGKAGLAEVFTLLREFMTGSVAMLDSAPVAIQVLYRVEAPQWVSLEYINGGVDPQSREFSPGSVLSFVNTQQAWADAQALGKPLRYSFGRADREYKDRWCHTVPVYKV; encoded by the coding sequence ATGCTGACGGTGTTTCGCAGCTTTCGTGAACGTGGCTGGACGCAAATCGATCGGGATGCCTACGCCCGCGCCTGGCAGCGTTTCGGCGGCAGCGTTGCGACGCATCCCGAGGTCGTCGAGCGGTTATCGACGTTCGTGGGCATTGAGCTGCGTTACCTGGGCTGGATTGTCGACGGCGACGTGGTCGCTGCCATTCCCTGCTGGGGCCGCCATGTCGCGCTGTCCAAGGAAGTGCTCAAGCGCGAGGGCAAGCGTGGTTTGCTGGATATGGGCAATGCGGAAATCATCCTGCCCATCGCGCCGGACGTTGTCGTGCCGGTGCGCCAGCGCATGGCCTATGTTTCCCAGCTGAATGCCGGGCAGATCAGCACCCTGAAGGTCCAGCCTGAAGGGTTGGCCCTGGCCCGGTTGCCGGAAGAGTATTCGAAGAAATTCCGTTACAACCAGCGTCGCGAACAGCGCCTGCTGGAAGAGGCGGGCGGGTCGCTGGTTCCGATGTCCGACTTCACGCCGCAGGAACAGGCTGCGGCGTATGGCGATCTGTTTCAGCGCCGCTGGGGCTTCGAAGTGCCGGGCAAGGCCGGGCTGGCGGAAGTCTTTACCCTGCTGCGTGAATTCATGACCGGTTCTGTGGCGATGCTCGATTCGGCGCCGGTAGCCATTCAGGTGCTCTACCGCGTCGAAGCGCCGCAATGGGTGTCGCTGGAATACATCAACGGCGGCGTCGACCCGCAGAGCCGCGAGTTCAGCCCCGGCAGCGTACTGAGTTTCGTCAATACCCAGCAGGCCTGGGCGGATGCGCAGGCACTGGGCAAACCGTTGCGTTATTCATTCGGTCGTGCCGACCGTGAGTACAAGGATCGCTGGTGCCATACGGTGCCGGTCTACAAGGTCTGA
- a CDS encoding toluene tolerance protein, with amino-acid sequence MQSIDHSTYEALRKGAHVLEADGSGDKVLRLADGRMLKLFRRKRLLSSALFYPYAQRFADNTRALEQRGILCPTVIAVYRIPSIERDGVYYSPLAGNTVRQLQGTREEADALRFKLGGYFAQLHERGVYFRSLHFGNVVLTPDNQLGLIDIADLRCQKRALSDSKRLRNFAHLLRYKEDRQWLLGEDAGDTFIEGYRQALPSNRQAPLISRLRPLLA; translated from the coding sequence ATGCAATCGATTGATCACAGCACTTACGAGGCACTGCGCAAAGGTGCACACGTACTGGAAGCCGACGGTTCCGGCGACAAGGTGCTCAGATTGGCCGATGGACGCATGCTCAAGCTGTTCCGGCGCAAGCGACTGCTCAGTTCGGCGCTGTTCTATCCCTATGCCCAGCGTTTTGCCGACAATACCCGCGCACTTGAACAGCGCGGCATCCTCTGCCCCACCGTCATTGCGGTCTATCGCATCCCGAGCATCGAACGCGACGGCGTGTATTACAGCCCGCTGGCCGGCAACACCGTGCGCCAGTTACAAGGCACCCGCGAGGAGGCTGACGCACTGAGGTTCAAGCTGGGTGGCTATTTCGCGCAACTGCACGAGAGAGGGGTGTATTTTCGATCGTTGCACTTCGGCAACGTGGTGCTCACGCCCGATAACCAATTAGGCCTGATCGATATCGCCGACCTGCGCTGCCAGAAACGCGCACTGAGCGACAGCAAACGCCTACGCAACTTCGCCCACCTGCTGCGCTATAAGGAAGACCGCCAGTGGTTACTCGGCGAGGACGCCGGCGACACCTTTATCGAAGGCTACCGCCAGGCCTTGCCGAGCAACCGGCAGGCGCCACTGATCTCGCGCCTGCGTCCACTGCTCGCCTGA
- a CDS encoding YceK/YidQ family lipoprotein encodes MTIKQTMSLSVFSWALAGCGSALTVLQDDADAARDLRKQKTYCQSIPRIYSGLAFDFCVLNAPPDPSGFLVPFVLLDLPLSGVVDTISLPYTVYRQVTDGNLGIYWRKGGY; translated from the coding sequence TTGACCATAAAACAGACAATGTCGTTGAGTGTTTTTTCATGGGCTCTAGCCGGTTGTGGGAGTGCCCTGACCGTATTGCAGGACGATGCCGATGCCGCTCGAGATCTGCGCAAGCAAAAAACCTACTGCCAATCCATACCGCGCATTTACAGTGGTCTGGCTTTTGACTTTTGCGTACTGAATGCACCGCCGGACCCAAGCGGTTTTCTTGTGCCGTTTGTCTTGCTGGATCTGCCCCTTTCGGGCGTGGTCGATACGATATCGCTGCCTTATACGGTTTATCGTCAGGTCACCGATGGCAACCTCGGTATTTATTGGCGCAAGGGTGGTTATTAA
- the rfaP gene encoding lipopolysaccharide core heptose(I) kinase RfaP has protein sequence MKLMLAEPFKSLWAGRDPFAEVEGLQGEVYRELEARRTLRTEVDGNGFFVKIHRGIGWGEIFKNLLTAKLPVLGAGQEWQAIQRLQEVGVPTMTAVAYGEKGSNPADQHSFIVTEELAPTISLEDYSIDWVKQPPEPKLKRALIAEVARMTGMMHRAGVNHRDCYICHFLLHTDKPVTPDDFKLSVIDLHRAQTRAKITQRWRNKDLAALYFSALDIGLTRRDKLRFLKGYFQQPLRRILAEEAPLLNWLEGKANKLYARKQRYGDAL, from the coding sequence ATGAAGTTGATGCTGGCTGAACCCTTCAAGTCCCTCTGGGCCGGGCGCGATCCGTTCGCCGAAGTCGAGGGCTTGCAGGGCGAGGTATACCGCGAGCTGGAAGCTCGGCGCACGCTACGCACGGAAGTCGATGGCAACGGATTTTTCGTCAAGATTCACCGGGGTATTGGCTGGGGCGAAATCTTCAAGAACTTGCTGACCGCCAAGCTGCCGGTGCTCGGCGCGGGTCAGGAGTGGCAAGCCATCCAGCGCTTGCAGGAAGTCGGCGTGCCGACCATGACCGCTGTCGCGTACGGCGAGAAGGGCAGCAACCCGGCCGATCAGCACTCGTTCATCGTCACCGAAGAACTGGCGCCGACCATCAGCCTCGAAGACTACAGCATCGACTGGGTCAAGCAGCCGCCCGAGCCGAAACTCAAGCGCGCGCTGATCGCTGAAGTTGCTCGCATGACCGGCATGATGCACCGCGCCGGGGTCAATCACCGCGACTGCTACATCTGCCATTTCCTGCTGCACACCGACAAACCGGTGACGCCGGACGATTTCAAACTCTCGGTGATCGACCTGCACCGCGCCCAGACCCGTGCAAAGATCACCCAACGCTGGCGCAACAAGGATCTGGCAGCGCTGTACTTCTCCGCACTGGACATCGGCCTGACCCGCCGCGACAAGTTGCGTTTTCTCAAGGGCTATTTCCAGCAACCGCTACGCCGGATCCTGGCGGAAGAAGCGCCGTTGCTGAACTGGCTGGAAGGCAAGGCCAACAAGCTCTACGCGCGCAAACAGCGTTACGGGGATGCGCTCTGA
- a CDS encoding lipopolysaccharide kinase InaA family protein — MTDFLAEEERALLERHGLGTFDALWAKQLEAVDEPNTGRGGWSSVFRLDLEGRGYYLKRQSNYLTRTLHAPFGEPSFTREFRNIRRYQKLGIPALQAVFFGERKVDGEVRAVLMTRALDGWSDLESLLQRWSQLSEAQHSAILKACGLLARHLHGVRQVHGCFYPKHIFLQATGDGYQAQLIDLEKTRPLLFGMRDRIRDLEPLQRRAPEWDEAQLRELLAAYLDQPSDSPLLDRWLERLTARRSHKETR, encoded by the coding sequence ATGACCGATTTTCTGGCCGAAGAGGAACGTGCGTTGCTTGAACGCCATGGCCTCGGCACTTTTGACGCGCTGTGGGCCAAGCAACTGGAGGCCGTCGACGAACCGAACACCGGGCGGGGTGGCTGGAGCAGTGTTTTTCGTCTGGATCTGGAGGGGCGCGGTTATTACCTCAAGCGCCAGAGCAATTACCTGACCCGCACGTTGCATGCGCCTTTCGGCGAGCCCAGTTTTACTCGGGAGTTTCGCAATATCCGACGCTACCAGAAGCTCGGCATCCCGGCGCTGCAAGCGGTGTTTTTCGGTGAGCGCAAAGTGGATGGCGAAGTCCGTGCGGTCCTGATGACCCGCGCACTGGATGGCTGGAGCGACCTGGAATCGCTGCTGCAACGCTGGTCGCAACTCAGTGAGGCGCAACACTCGGCGATCCTCAAGGCCTGTGGCCTGCTTGCCCGCCATCTGCATGGCGTGCGTCAGGTGCATGGCTGCTTCTACCCCAAACACATCTTTCTGCAGGCCACCGGGGACGGCTATCAGGCCCAACTCATCGACCTGGAAAAGACCCGTCCGCTGCTGTTCGGCATGCGTGACCGGATCCGGGATCTGGAACCGTTGCAACGCCGTGCGCCGGAGTGGGACGAGGCGCAGTTGCGTGAGTTGCTGGCCGCTTATCTCGATCAGCCGAGCGACAGCCCGTTGCTCGACCGTTGGCTCGAGCGGCTGACCGCTCGTCGCAGTCACAAGGAGACGCGCTGA
- a CDS encoding glycosyltransferase family 2 protein, whose translation MTETLISVVIPAYNYARTLPRAVESVLAQLDEAAADLLVIDDGSTDETPAVVEALLREHSGRFRAVRKSNGGLSSVRNRGLEETTGRYLVFLDSDDEMAPGALAALSQHIAHNPQSMMVIGAHWSVFADGRRSLQGAKPLPLTPRQCLQGYLLDKTISISNGACAMHRGVFVPGTYPEHLRNVEDLPVFAQVLARYPCTVLNQPLALIYKHADSMRHDLRQSLAAGTEQVVSEVFSARRMPAQMHDLRQAFLAQRCLSLFRDCYSHGEYKLARAFYFQALRADWRTFSRWSYTRKALRLLFR comes from the coding sequence TTGACTGAAACACTGATCAGCGTCGTTATTCCGGCTTACAACTATGCGCGAACCCTGCCCCGGGCAGTGGAGTCGGTGTTGGCGCAACTGGATGAAGCGGCGGCGGATCTTTTAGTCATCGACGATGGCTCGACGGACGAGACGCCTGCAGTGGTGGAAGCGCTTCTGCGCGAACACAGTGGGCGTTTTCGTGCGGTGCGCAAAAGCAATGGCGGGTTGTCTTCCGTGCGTAATCGGGGGCTTGAAGAGACGACCGGGCGGTATCTGGTTTTCCTCGACTCCGATGACGAAATGGCGCCCGGTGCGCTCGCGGCACTTTCGCAGCATATTGCCCACAACCCCCAAAGCATGATGGTCATCGGCGCGCACTGGTCGGTATTCGCGGACGGCAGGCGTAGCCTGCAAGGCGCCAAGCCATTGCCGCTGACACCACGTCAATGCCTGCAGGGGTATCTGCTGGACAAGACCATATCAATTTCCAACGGTGCCTGTGCCATGCATCGCGGTGTGTTCGTGCCGGGCACTTATCCTGAGCATCTGCGCAACGTTGAAGATCTGCCGGTGTTTGCCCAGGTGTTGGCGCGTTATCCCTGCACTGTTCTGAATCAGCCTCTGGCACTTATCTACAAGCACGCCGACAGCATGCGCCATGATTTGCGCCAGAGTCTTGCTGCAGGCACGGAGCAGGTTGTCAGTGAAGTGTTCTCGGCCCGGCGTATGCCGGCGCAGATGCACGACCTGCGACAGGCGTTTCTGGCGCAGCGTTGTCTTTCGTTGTTTCGCGACTGCTATTCCCATGGCGAATACAAACTCGCCAGGGCGTTCTACTTTCAGGCGTTGCGTGCGGACTGGCGCACCTTCTCGCGCTGGTCATACACGCGCAAGGCGTTGAGGTTGTTGTTTCGGTAA
- the msbA gene encoding lipid A export permease/ATP-binding protein MsbA: protein MSSPEPKAQSTLAIYFRLLAYVRPYAGLFLLSIVGFLIFASTQPMLAYILKYFVDGLANPEASLFPGNPYLGKLQLLETVPLMIVFIALLQGVGSYLGNFFLARVSLGLVHDLRVVLFNKLLELPNRFFDKNNSGHLISRITFNVTMVTGAATDAIKVVIREGMTVIFLFCTLLWMNWKLTLVMVAILPVIGIMVNSTSRKFRKQSKKIQVSMGNVTHVASETIHGYRVVRSFGGEVYEKTRFRDASQSNTDKQLTMTKTGAVYTPMLQLVTYSAMAVVMFLVLYLRGDASPGDLVAYITMAGLLPKPIRQLSEVSSTIQKGVAGAESIFEQLDEPAEVDQGTVERDRLEGRLEVRNLSFQYPDTDKQVLNDISFVVEPGQMVALVGRSGSGKSTLAGLIPRFYQHEHGQILLDGVEVQDFTLRSLRRQIALVTQAVTLFNDTVTNNIAYGDLAGAPFDDVKRAASEAYADEFIAKMPQGYETMVGENGVLLSGGQRQRIAIARALLKDAPLLILDEATSALDTESERHIQAALDHVVQNRTTLVIAHRLSTIEKADLILVMDEGRIVERGTHAQLLEQNGYYSRLHAKEFEEGDEPQPAHATDVC, encoded by the coding sequence ATGAGCAGTCCTGAACCGAAAGCCCAGTCAACGCTGGCGATCTATTTCCGCCTTTTGGCTTACGTGCGGCCTTACGCCGGTCTCTTCCTTCTCAGCATCGTCGGGTTTCTGATCTTCGCATCGACCCAACCGATGCTTGCTTACATCCTCAAGTACTTTGTCGACGGCCTGGCCAATCCTGAAGCCAGCCTGTTTCCGGGCAACCCTTACCTGGGCAAGTTGCAGTTGCTCGAAACCGTGCCATTGATGATCGTGTTCATTGCCCTGTTGCAGGGCGTGGGCTCGTACCTGGGCAACTTCTTCCTGGCCCGGGTCTCCCTGGGCCTGGTCCATGACCTGCGGGTGGTGCTGTTCAACAAGTTGCTGGAACTGCCCAACCGGTTCTTCGACAAGAACAACTCCGGCCATCTGATTTCCCGCATCACCTTCAACGTCACCATGGTGACGGGGGCGGCGACCGATGCGATCAAGGTGGTCATCCGTGAAGGCATGACCGTCATTTTCCTGTTCTGCACCCTGTTGTGGATGAACTGGAAACTGACCCTGGTGATGGTGGCTATCCTGCCGGTGATCGGCATCATGGTGAACAGCACCAGCCGTAAATTTCGCAAGCAGAGCAAAAAGATCCAGGTTTCGATGGGCAACGTGACGCACGTTGCGTCCGAGACGATTCATGGTTATCGCGTCGTGCGCAGTTTCGGCGGCGAAGTCTATGAAAAGACCCGGTTTCGCGATGCCAGCCAGAGCAATACCGACAAGCAACTGACAATGACCAAGACTGGCGCGGTGTATACGCCAATGCTGCAGCTGGTGACCTACAGCGCCATGGCCGTGGTCATGTTCCTTGTGCTTTACCTTCGCGGCGATGCATCGCCGGGCGATCTGGTGGCTTACATCACCATGGCCGGTCTGTTGCCAAAGCCTATTCGTCAGCTCTCCGAGGTCAGCTCGACCATCCAGAAAGGCGTGGCCGGTGCCGAAAGTATTTTCGAGCAGCTGGATGAGCCGGCAGAAGTGGATCAAGGCACGGTCGAGCGCGATCGCCTTGAGGGTCGCCTGGAAGTGCGCAATCTCAGCTTCCAGTACCCGGACACCGACAAGCAGGTGCTCAACGACATCAGTTTTGTCGTGGAGCCTGGGCAGATGGTTGCACTGGTGGGTCGATCAGGCAGCGGCAAATCGACCCTGGCCGGGCTGATTCCGCGTTTTTATCAGCATGAACACGGGCAGATCCTGCTCGATGGCGTAGAAGTGCAGGACTTCACCTTGCGCAGCCTGCGTCGGCAGATCGCGCTGGTGACCCAGGCGGTCACGCTGTTCAACGATACGGTGACCAACAACATCGCTTACGGCGATCTGGCCGGAGCACCGTTCGACGATGTCAAACGCGCGGCCTCCGAGGCATACGCCGACGAGTTCATCGCCAAGATGCCGCAAGGTTACGAAACCATGGTCGGCGAAAACGGCGTGCTGCTTTCCGGTGGCCAGCGTCAGCGCATTGCCATTGCCCGGGCGCTGCTCAAGGATGCGCCGCTGCTGATTCTCGATGAGGCCACCTCGGCCCTCGACACCGAGTCGGAGCGGCATATTCAGGCCGCGCTGGATCATGTGGTGCAGAACCGCACGACGCTGGTGATCGCGCACCGTTTGAGCACCATCGAGAAAGCCGACCTGATTCTGGTCATGGATGAAGGCCGGATCGTCGAACGCGGCACTCACGCGCAACTGCTGGAGCAGAACGGTTACTACTCGCGCCTGCACGCCAAAGAGTTCGAAGAGGGTGACGAGCCACAACCGGCCCACGCGACCGACGTATGCTGA
- a CDS encoding lipopolysaccharide kinase InaA family protein produces the protein MAGWNLEPQYGELASDFGSLEAVFALQGERLTRDPLSEVIRVQRSGVNYYVKRYVGAGKGLRRYLGKPRVKMEWQNLKRFAKWGIPTAEVVAWGLERRGAAYDRGALITRELPKTEDLSALAERKDPKLKDPAWVDGVSRQLAGYTRTMHDHRFTHNDLKWRNLLVDDQARIFLIDCPNGEFWRGFWLKYRITKDLACLDKLAKYHLSNTQRLRFYMQYRQCDRLNDADKKRIRHVVRFFEGRE, from the coding sequence ATGGCGGGCTGGAATCTTGAGCCGCAGTACGGCGAGCTGGCCAGCGACTTCGGCAGCCTCGAGGCCGTGTTCGCCCTGCAAGGCGAACGCCTGACCCGCGATCCGCTGTCGGAAGTCATTCGCGTACAGCGCAGCGGCGTCAATTATTACGTCAAGCGTTACGTCGGCGCCGGTAAAGGCTTGCGCCGATACCTCGGCAAGCCACGCGTGAAGATGGAGTGGCAGAACCTCAAGCGCTTCGCCAAATGGGGTATTCCTACCGCTGAAGTGGTGGCCTGGGGGCTGGAGCGACGTGGTGCGGCGTACGACCGTGGCGCGCTGATCACCCGCGAACTGCCGAAAACCGAAGACCTCTCGGCCCTGGCCGAGCGCAAGGATCCGAAACTCAAGGATCCTGCCTGGGTCGATGGCGTCAGCCGGCAGCTGGCGGGTTACACCCGGACGATGCATGATCACCGTTTTACCCATAACGATCTGAAATGGCGCAACCTGTTGGTCGATGACCAGGCGCGGATTTTTCTGATTGATTGCCCCAATGGCGAGTTCTGGCGCGGCTTCTGGCTCAAGTACCGGATCACCAAGGATCTGGCTTGTCTCGACAAGCTCGCCAAATACCACCTGTCCAATACCCAACGCCTGCGCTTCTATATGCAATACCGCCAGTGCGATCGGCTCAATGACGCCGACAAGAAACGGATTCGGCACGTGGTGAGATTTTTCGAGGGACGCGAATGA
- a CDS encoding lipopolysaccharide kinase InaA family protein yields the protein MQLSALAAVGRTPQLPLTVTLADAAGTADLQLLSLLRVLPGQRYVGAGVWRGRPVLAKLLVGSKASRHFQRELEGVRLLAAQGMTTPLLLADGLRDGEGGWLLFDYLEGAESLGEAWAKVEALPVLADEQSAVLAEALAAIGQLHGKGLWQEDLHLDNLLRHGGQLYLIDGAGIRAETAGEPLSRQKVLENLGVFFAQLPKSLEPFTEELLVYYLLSNSEHALPLEALQKQIDKVRRWRLKDYLIKVGRECTLFSVRRGAFGLRAIRREEEAAMIPVLEQADALLSRGHLYKTGGAASVGEVKVGARTLVIKRYNIKGFAHWLKRFWRPSRAWHSWREGNRLAFLGIATPTPLAVLEKRFLWLRSRAYLVTEFLSGPDIIARFAPYVDSGEAPEPELLALDLLFAQLIAERISHGDFKGHNLFWQDDRWALIDLDSMCQHGSVSSFAPAYARDRARFMRNWPESSALYQVIDQRLPKDVSGSG from the coding sequence ATGCAATTGTCCGCGCTGGCCGCTGTCGGTCGGACCCCGCAACTGCCGCTGACGGTGACGCTGGCCGATGCTGCCGGCACGGCGGATCTGCAGTTGCTGAGCCTGCTGCGAGTGTTGCCGGGACAACGCTATGTCGGCGCCGGTGTGTGGCGCGGGCGTCCGGTGCTGGCCAAATTGTTGGTTGGCAGCAAGGCATCGCGGCATTTTCAGCGCGAGCTCGAAGGGGTGCGCCTGCTGGCCGCACAGGGTATGACCACCCCATTGCTGCTGGCCGATGGCCTGCGCGATGGCGAAGGTGGCTGGCTGCTGTTCGACTACCTTGAAGGCGCCGAAAGTCTCGGCGAGGCCTGGGCGAAAGTCGAGGCGCTACCGGTTCTGGCTGATGAACAATCGGCAGTCCTGGCCGAAGCACTGGCTGCCATTGGCCAACTGCACGGCAAAGGCCTCTGGCAGGAAGACTTGCATCTGGACAACCTGCTGCGTCATGGCGGCCAGTTGTATTTGATCGACGGTGCCGGCATTCGTGCAGAAACCGCCGGCGAGCCGTTGTCGCGACAGAAAGTCCTGGAAAATCTCGGCGTGTTTTTCGCCCAGTTGCCCAAGAGCCTTGAGCCGTTTACCGAAGAACTGCTGGTGTATTACCTGCTGAGCAACAGCGAGCACGCGTTGCCGCTGGAAGCCTTGCAGAAGCAGATCGACAAGGTGCGTCGCTGGCGTCTGAAGGATTACCTGATCAAGGTTGGTCGCGAGTGCACGCTGTTCAGTGTCCGGCGTGGGGCTTTTGGTCTGCGGGCGATCCGTCGTGAAGAAGAAGCTGCGATGATCCCGGTGCTGGAGCAGGCCGATGCGTTGCTCAGTCGTGGTCACCTCTATAAAACCGGCGGCGCGGCGAGCGTTGGCGAGGTTAAGGTGGGTGCGCGCACGCTGGTGATCAAGCGCTACAACATCAAGGGATTCGCCCATTGGCTCAAGCGTTTCTGGCGCCCGAGCCGTGCCTGGCATTCGTGGCGCGAAGGCAATCGCCTGGCGTTTCTCGGTATCGCCACGCCGACCCCGCTGGCGGTGCTGGAGAAACGCTTTTTGTGGCTGCGCAGTCGAGCCTATCTGGTGACCGAGTTCCTGTCGGGGCCAGACATCATCGCGCGTTTTGCCCCTTACGTGGACAGTGGCGAGGCGCCCGAGCCGGAGCTGCTGGCGCTCGATCTGCTGTTCGCACAATTGATTGCCGAACGCATCAGTCACGGTGATTTCAAAGGTCATAACCTGTTCTGGCAGGACGATCGCTGGGCGCTGATCGACCTGGATTCGATGTGCCAGCATGGATCAGTCAGCAGTTTTGCGCCGGCTTATGCCCGCGACCGGGCGCGCTTCATGCGTAACTGGCCCGAGAGCAGTGCGTTGTATCAGGTGATTGATCAGCGCCTGCCCAAGGATGTATCTGGCTCCGGGTGA
- a CDS encoding carbamoyltransferase family protein has translation MALTILGLSGALSHDPSAALYIDGKLVAAAEEERFVRDKHAKNRMPYESAKFCLEQAGIKPSDVDVVAIPFAPISLFGKARWHYAKRYWYAPDRALDAILMGNRRYKRYRNKIVWCLEQLGFDPKKIKIEPVEHHLAHASSAYHCSGFKEKTAILGIDGKGEYATTFFGYGENGKIHKIKEFFDPDSLGGLYGAITEFLGFEMLDGEFKVMGMAPYGDASKYDFSRLASFENGELVINTDYANVIGLRRYKEKGKGFYFSPKLIEWLGPKREGDIADEPYIHYAASMQALFEKLALQMIDYYLGDVLKETGKLAFAGGCALNVKLNQKIIARDDIKELFVQPASGDAGTAVGAAAYVSHARGVPVEKMEHVYLGPSYSNEDVIAACARHENKPTWRKLDNMPEEIARIMVDGNPVAWFQGRMEFGPRALGGRSIIGCPSVAGVADRINHQIKFRERWRPFCPSMLDTVAPQMIKIDHPAPFMTFTFEVAEEWKTRVPEVVHEDGTSRAQVLKREYNPRYYDMMKALESLTGNGVSLNTSLNRRGEPMICSPTDALNMFFGSDLQYLIMEDILVVKEGAKGYGLD, from the coding sequence GTGGCATTGACGATTCTTGGCCTGTCCGGCGCCCTTAGCCATGACCCATCAGCGGCCTTGTACATTGATGGCAAGCTGGTGGCGGCGGCTGAAGAAGAGCGCTTCGTACGCGATAAGCATGCAAAAAACCGCATGCCCTACGAATCGGCGAAGTTCTGTCTTGAGCAGGCCGGCATCAAGCCGTCCGATGTCGATGTGGTTGCAATTCCGTTCGCCCCGATCAGCCTGTTCGGCAAGGCCCGCTGGCACTATGCCAAGCGTTACTGGTATGCCCCGGATCGCGCCCTCGATGCGATCCTGATGGGCAACCGTCGCTACAAGCGCTATCGCAACAAGATCGTCTGGTGCCTTGAGCAACTGGGTTTTGATCCGAAGAAGATCAAGATCGAGCCGGTCGAGCATCACCTGGCCCACGCCTCCAGCGCCTACCACTGCTCGGGTTTCAAAGAGAAAACCGCGATCCTCGGCATCGACGGCAAGGGCGAGTACGCCACGACCTTCTTCGGTTACGGCGAAAACGGCAAGATCCACAAGATCAAGGAATTCTTTGATCCGGACTCCCTCGGCGGCCTCTATGGCGCGATCACCGAGTTCCTCGGTTTCGAGATGCTCGACGGCGAGTTCAAGGTCATGGGCATGGCGCCGTACGGCGACGCCAGCAAATATGACTTCTCGCGTCTGGCCTCGTTCGAGAACGGCGAACTGGTGATCAACACCGACTACGCCAACGTGATCGGCCTGCGTCGCTACAAAGAGAAGGGCAAAGGCTTCTACTTCTCGCCGAAGCTGATCGAGTGGCTGGGTCCGAAGCGCGAAGGCGACATCGCCGACGAGCCTTACATCCACTACGCCGCGAGCATGCAAGCGCTGTTCGAGAAACTGGCGTTGCAGATGATCGACTACTACCTGGGCGACGTGCTCAAGGAAACCGGCAAGCTGGCCTTCGCCGGTGGTTGTGCGCTGAACGTCAAGCTGAACCAGAAAATCATCGCCCGCGATGACATCAAGGAGCTGTTCGTGCAGCCGGCGTCCGGCGATGCCGGCACCGCGGTTGGCGCAGCGGCCTATGTGTCCCACGCCCGTGGCGTACCGGTCGAGAAGATGGAGCACGTCTACCTCGGCCCGTCGTACAGCAACGAAGACGTGATCGCCGCGTGCGCCCGTCACGAGAACAAGCCGACCTGGCGCAAGCTCGACAACATGCCGGAAGAAATCGCCAGGATCATGGTCGATGGCAACCCGGTGGCGTGGTTCCAGGGGCGCATGGAATTTGGTCCGCGTGCACTGGGTGGCCGTTCGATCATCGGTTGCCCGAGCGTGGCCGGTGTGGCTGACCGCATTAACCACCAGATCAAGTTCCGCGAGCGCTGGAGGCCTTTCTGCCCGTCGATGCTCGACACCGTGGCGCCACAGATGATCAAGATCGATCACCCGGCGCCGTTCATGACCTTCACCTTCGAAGTGGCTGAAGAGTGGAAGACCCGCGTGCCGGAAGTCGTCCACGAAGACGGCACTTCCCGTGCTCAGGTACTCAAGCGCGAATACAACCCGCGCTATTACGACATGATGAAGGCTCTGGAGAGCCTGACGGGTAACGGTGTGTCGCTGAACACCTCCCTCAACCGTCGTGGCGAGCCGATGATCTGTTCGCCGACTGACGCGTTGAACATGTTTTTCGGTTCCGACCTGCAATACCTGATCATGGAAGATATTCTGGTCGTAAAAGAGGGTGCGAAAGGATACGGTCTTGACTGA